In the genome of Streptococcus mitis, one region contains:
- a CDS encoding GMP synthetase — protein sequence MSNISTDLQDVEKIIVLDYGSQYNQLISRRIREIGVFSELKSHKISAAEVREINPVGIILSGGPNSVYEDGSFDIDPEIFELGIPILGICYGMQLLTHKLGGKVVPAGDAGNREYGQSTLTHTPSALFESTPDEQTVLMSHGDAVTEIPADFVRTGTSADCPYAAIENPDKHIYGIQFHPEVRHSVYGNDILRNFALNICKAKGDWSMDNFIDMQIQKIRETVGDKRVLLGLSGGVDSSVVGVLLQKAIGDQLICIFVDHGLLRKGEADQVMDMLGGKFGLNIVKADAAKRFLDKLAGVSDPEQKRKIIGNEFVYVFDDEASKLKDVKFLAQGTLYTDVIESGTDTAQTIKSHHNVGGLPEDMQFELIEPLNTLYKDEVRALGTELGMPDHIVWRQPFPGPGLAIRVMGEITEEKLETVRESDAILREEIAKAGLDRDIWQYFTVNTGVRSVGVMGDGRTYDYTIAIRAITSIDGMTADFAKIPWEVLQKISVRIVNEVDHVNRIVYDITSKPPATVEWE from the coding sequence ATGAGCAACATTTCAACTGATTTGCAAGATGTAGAAAAAATCATCGTATTGGACTATGGTAGCCAATACAACCAGCTGATTTCACGCCGTATCCGTGAGATTGGTGTTTTTTCAGAACTAAAAAGCCATAAAATTTCAGCTGCTGAAGTTCGTGAAATCAATCCTGTAGGAATTATTCTATCAGGTGGTCCAAATTCTGTATATGAAGATGGTTCATTTGATATTGACCCAGAAATCTTCGAACTCGGAATTCCTATTTTGGGAATTTGTTACGGTATGCAGTTATTGACCCATAAACTTGGAGGAAAAGTTGTCCCTGCAGGTGACGCTGGAAATCGTGAATACGGTCAATCAACTCTTACACACACACCATCAGCTCTTTTTGAATCAACACCTGATGAACAAACTGTATTGATGAGCCATGGTGATGCAGTTACTGAAATTCCTGCTGACTTTGTTCGTACAGGTACATCAGCTGACTGCCCATACGCGGCCATCGAAAACCCAGATAAACACATTTACGGTATCCAATTTCACCCAGAAGTTCGTCATTCTGTATACGGTAATGATATCCTTCGTAATTTTGCCCTTAACATCTGTAAGGCTAAAGGCGACTGGTCAATGGATAACTTCATCGACATGCAGATCCAAAAAATCCGTGAAACAGTCGGTGATAAACGTGTCCTTCTTGGCCTTTCAGGTGGAGTTGACTCTTCAGTTGTTGGTGTTCTTCTCCAAAAAGCAATTGGCGATCAATTAATCTGTATCTTCGTGGATCACGGTCTTCTTCGTAAAGGAGAAGCGGATCAAGTTATGGACATGCTCGGCGGTAAGTTTGGTTTGAATATTGTTAAAGCAGACGCAGCTAAGCGTTTCCTTGACAAACTTGCTGGCGTTTCTGACCCTGAACAAAAACGTAAAATCATCGGTAATGAGTTTGTCTATGTCTTTGATGACGAAGCAAGCAAGCTCAAAGATGTGAAATTCCTTGCTCAAGGTACCTTATATACAGATGTTATCGAGTCTGGTACGGATACCGCTCAGACGATCAAGTCACACCACAACGTGGGTGGTCTTCCAGAAGACATGCAGTTTGAATTGATAGAACCACTCAATACTCTTTACAAGGATGAAGTTCGTGCCCTTGGTACAGAGCTTGGCATGCCAGACCACATCGTATGGCGCCAACCATTCCCAGGTCCAGGTCTTGCTATCCGTGTCATGGGAGAAATCACTGAAGAAAAGCTAGAAACAGTTCGTGAGTCAGACGCTATTCTTCGTGAGGAAATTGCTAAAGCAGGTCTTGACCGCGATATCTGGCAATACTTCACTGTTAATACAGGCGTTCGTTCAGTTGGAGTTATGGGTGACGGTCGTACATATGACTACACAATTGCTATCCGCGCTATCACTTCTATCGATGGTATGACTGCTGATTTTGCCAAAATTCCATGGGAAGTACTTCAAAAAATCTCAGTACGTATCGTAAATGAAGTGGATCATGTTAACCGTATCGTCTACGATATCACAAGTAAACCACCTGCAACAGTTGAGTGGGAATAG
- a CDS encoding GntR family transcriptional regulator: MLPAYMKIHDQIKKDIDEHRWAIGERLPSERDLAEQFEVSRMTLRQAVSLLVEEGVLERRVGSGTFVSSTRVQEKMRGTTSFTEIVKSQGKIPSSQLISYRKTIPNEQEVAKLGISPTENIIRMERVRYADNVPLVYEVASIPEKFIKNFKKEEITSHFFQTLQKYGYRIGKSQQTIYARLAKEKIAHYLEVEKGHAILGLTQVSYLEDGTAFEYVKSQYVGERFEFYLENN, translated from the coding sequence ATGCTACCAGCTTATATGAAAATCCATGATCAGATTAAAAAGGATATTGACGAGCACCGTTGGGCTATTGGGGAGAGACTTCCCAGTGAAAGAGATTTAGCAGAGCAGTTTGAGGTCAGTCGTATGACCCTTCGCCAAGCTGTATCTCTATTAGTCGAAGAAGGCGTCTTAGAGCGCCGTGTAGGAAGTGGCACCTTTGTTTCCAGTACTCGAGTACAAGAAAAGATGCGAGGGACAACCAGTTTTACTGAAATTGTTAAGTCTCAAGGCAAAATTCCCTCTAGCCAGCTCATTTCTTACAGAAAAACCATTCCCAATGAGCAAGAAGTTGCTAAGTTAGGAATTTCTCCAACCGAAAACATTATCCGAATGGAACGTGTTCGCTATGCCGACAATGTTCCTCTGGTTTATGAAGTTGCTTCTATTCCTGAAAAATTCATTAAGAACTTTAAAAAAGAAGAAATCACCAGTCACTTCTTCCAGACCCTGCAAAAATATGGCTACCGTATCGGTAAATCACAGCAGACTATTTATGCTCGTCTCGCTAAGGAAAAAATTGCCCACTACTTAGAGGTTGAAAAAGGACACGCTATTCTTGGGCTGACTCAGGTTTCTTACCTAGAAGATGGGACAGCTTTTGAATACGTAAAAAGTCAGTATGTAGGCGAACGTTTTGAATTTTATCTTGAAAACAATTAA
- a CDS encoding multidrug DMT transporter has protein sequence MSNSLKGTLLTVVAGIAWGLSGTSGQYLMAHGISALVLTNLRLLIAGGILMLLAYATAKDRMLTFLKDRKSLLSLLIFALIGLFLNQFAYLTAIQETNAGTATVLQYVCPVGILIYSCIKDKVAPTLGEIVSIILAIGGTFLIATHGQLDQLSITPSGLFWGLFSALTYALYIILPIALIKKWGSSLVIGVGMVISGLVALPFTGVLQADIPTSLDFLLAFAGIILIGTVFAYTAFLKGASLIGPVKSSLLASIEPISAVFFAFLIMNEQFYPIDFLGMAMILVAVTLISLKDLLLEK, from the coding sequence ATGTCAAACAGTTTAAAAGGGACTCTATTAACAGTTGTGGCTGGTATTGCTTGGGGCTTGTCAGGAACGAGTGGCCAATACCTGATGGCACACGGAATTTCGGCTCTGGTTTTGACCAACTTGCGTCTTTTAATCGCTGGTGGAATTCTCATGCTCTTGGCTTATGCTACTGCAAAGGATAGAATGCTGACCTTTTTAAAGGATAGAAAAAGTTTGCTGTCTCTTCTTATTTTTGCTCTAATTGGCCTCTTCCTCAATCAATTTGCCTATCTAACTGCTATTCAGGAAACTAATGCAGGAACCGCGACGGTGCTTCAGTATGTTTGTCCTGTCGGAATTTTAATTTATAGCTGTATCAAGGATAAGGTGGCGCCGACGCTTGGAGAGATTGTTTCCATCATATTAGCCATTGGAGGGACCTTTCTGATCGCCACTCATGGGCAGTTGGACCAGTTATCCATTACACCTTCTGGTCTGTTCTGGGGTCTCTTTTCTGCTCTGACTTACGCACTTTATATCATTTTGCCCATAGCCTTGATTAAGAAGTGGGGGAGCAGCTTGGTCATTGGTGTGGGAATGGTCATATCTGGTTTAGTCGCCCTTCCTTTTACAGGAGTTCTACAGGCTGATATCCCGACTAGTCTTGATTTTCTCCTCGCTTTTGCGGGTATTATTCTTATCGGGACTGTCTTTGCCTATACAGCCTTCTTAAAGGGAGCCAGTTTGATTGGACCAGTTAAGTCAAGCCTGTTGGCTTCGATTGAGCCAATATCGGCGGTTTTCTTTGCCTTTCTAATCATGAATGAACAATTTTATCCCATTGATTTTCTTGGTATGGCAATGATATTAGTTGCTGTAACTCTGATTTCTTTGAAAGATTTACTCTTAGAAAAATAA
- a CDS encoding serine hydrolase has protein sequence MKWTQIIKKIEEQIEAGIYPGASFAYFKDNQWTEFYLGQSDPEHGLQTEAGLVYDLASVSKVVGVGTVCTFLWEKGQLDIDRLVIDFLPESDYPDITIRQLLTHVTDLDPFIPNRDLLTASELKETMFHLKRRSQPAFLYSDVHFLLLGFILERIFNQDLDVILQEQVFNPWGMNETQFGPVELAVPTVRGVEAGLVHDPKARLLGRHAGSAGLFSTVKDLQIFLEHYLADDFARDLSQNFSPLDDKERSLAWNLEGDWLDHTGYTGTFIMWNRQKQEAAIFLSNRTYEKDERAQWIVDRNQVMDLIRKE, from the coding sequence ATGAAGTGGACCCAGATTATTAAAAAAATAGAAGAACAAATCGAGGCAGGGATTTATCCTGGAGCCTCTTTTGCGTATTTTAAGGATAACCAATGGACGGAGTTCTATTTAGGCCAGAGTGACCCAGAACATGGCCTGCAGACTGAGGCAGGACTAGTTTATGACCTAGCCAGTGTCAGCAAGGTTGTTGGAGTTGGCACAGTTTGTACCTTCTTGTGGGAAAAAGGTCAATTAGATATTGATAGACTGGTAATAGATTTTTTACCTGAGAGTGATTATCCAGACATCACTATTCGCCAGCTCTTAACCCATGTTACAGATCTTGATCCTTTTATTCCCAATCGTGATCTTTTAACAGCTTCAGAATTAAAGGAAACGATGTTTCATCTCAAGAGACGAAGTCAGCCAGCCTTTCTTTATTCGGATGTCCATTTTTTGCTGTTAGGTTTTATCTTGGAAAGAATCTTTAATCAAGACTTGGATGTGATTTTACAAGAACAAGTTTTTAATCCTTGGGGAATGAATGAAACCCAGTTTGGGCCTGTTGAACTTGCTGTTCCAACAGTTAGAGGTGTCGAGGCAGGTCTGGTACATGATCCCAAGGCTCGTCTCCTGGGCAGACATGCTGGTAGTGCTGGTTTGTTTTCGACTGTAAAGGATTTACAAATCTTTTTAGAACACTATTTAGCAGATGATTTTGCAAGAGATTTGAGTCAAAATTTTTCTCCTTTGGATGACAAGGAACGTTCTTTGGCATGGAATTTGGAAGGAGATTGGCTAGACCATACGGGCTATACAGGTACCTTTATCATGTGGAATCGTCAGAAGCAAGAAGCGGCTATTTTCCTATCGAATCGTACCTATGAAAAGGATGAGAGAGCTCAATGGATTGTAGACCGCAATCAAGTGATGGACTTGATTCGTAAAGAATAG
- a CDS encoding proteinase, with amino-acid sequence MNVNQIVRIIPTLKVNNRKLNETFYIETLGMKALLEESAFLSLGDQTGLEKLVLEEAPSMRTRKVEGRKKLARLVIKVENPLEIEGLLSKTDSIHRLYKGQNGYAFEIYSPEDDLILIHAEDDRASLVEVEEKPEFQTDLESISLSKFEISMELHLPTDIESFLEVSEVGTSLDFIPAQGQDLTVDNTVTWDLSMLKFLVNELDIASLRQKFDSTEYFIPKSEKFFLGKDRNNVELWFEEV; translated from the coding sequence ATGAATGTAAATCAAATTGTACGGATTATTCCTACTTTAAAAGTTAATAATAGAAAATTAAATGAAACATTTTATATTGAAACCCTTGGCATGAAAGCCTTGTTAGAAGAGTCAGCCTTTCTGTCACTAGGGGACCAAACAGGTCTTGAAAAACTGGTTTTAGAAGAAGCTCCCAGCATGCGTACTCGTAAGGTAGAGGGAAGAAAAAAACTAGCTAGATTGGTTATCAAGGTGGAAAATCCCTTGGAAATCGAAGGACTCTTATCTAAAACAGATTCGATCCATCGATTATATAAAGGTCAAAATGGCTACGCTTTTGAAATTTACTCTCCAGAAGATGATTTGATTTTGATTCACGCAGAAGATGACAGAGCAAGTCTAGTAGAAGTAGAAGAAAAGCCTGAATTTCAAACAGATTTGGAATCAATTTCTTTGAGTAAATTTGAGATTTCTATGGAATTACATCTTCCAACTGATATTGAAAGTTTCTTGGAAGTATCTGAAGTTGGGACATCACTTGATTTTATCCCAGCACAGGGGCAGGATTTGACTGTAGACAATACGGTTACCTGGGACTTATCTATGCTCAAGTTCTTGGTCAATGAATTAGACATAGCAAGTCTTCGCCAGAAGTTTGATTCTACAGAATATTTTATTCCTAAGTCTGAAAAATTCTTCCTTGGTAAAGATAGAAATAATGTTGAATTGTGGTTTGAAGAAGTATGA
- a CDS encoding thiol-activated cytolysin, translated as MFGLNYDKTNILTRRGEAIENYTNTSTKQQGNEFVVVEKVKKSLSNGSADVAINGNGDIFLGALFKANQDLLENKPQQISLDRSKGRISVDLPGMVGGDSYVDANPTASGMQEGVNTLLNRWHEKYAAKNPAPARMQYESTSAYSMNQLKAKFGSDFEKVGVNLKIDFEAVNKGEKQIEVVDFKQIYYTANFDAPKNPSDVFAPGVTVDQLKERGIDENTPPVYVSSVSYGRQMYVKFETTSKSTELKAAINAVIKGVPIKAESEWARVLKNTTVTVSIVGGNADGAARVVTGTVEDLKKLIQEGATFSTQNPAVPISYKTAFLKDNQVATIQSNTDYIETKVTSYKNGYLNLQHKGAYIARYYVYWDEVTYDKDGIESIRSRQWEHNGQNRTAGFQTELQFKGNVRNIRVKIQEKTGLAWEPWRTVYNRTDLPLVQKRTIINSGTTIRPKYEEKVENN; from the coding sequence TTGTTTGGTTTGAATTATGATAAAACAAATATTTTAACTAGAAGAGGCGAGGCAATAGAAAATTACACGAATACAAGCACAAAACAACAAGGAAATGAATTTGTGGTCGTAGAAAAAGTGAAGAAAAGCCTTTCTAACGGTTCGGCTGATGTTGCCATTAATGGCAACGGAGATATCTTCCTAGGTGCTTTGTTTAAAGCCAATCAAGACCTTCTAGAAAATAAACCACAACAAATTAGTTTAGATCGTAGCAAAGGTAGAATCAGTGTTGATTTACCAGGAATGGTAGGCGGAGATAGCTATGTAGATGCTAATCCAACTGCAAGTGGTATGCAGGAAGGTGTAAATACCCTGTTAAATCGTTGGCATGAAAAATATGCTGCGAAAAATCCTGCTCCAGCACGTATGCAGTACGAATCAACTTCTGCTTACAGCATGAATCAATTGAAAGCGAAATTTGGAAGTGACTTTGAAAAAGTTGGGGTTAATTTAAAAATTGACTTTGAAGCTGTCAATAAAGGTGAAAAACAAATTGAGGTAGTTGATTTTAAACAAATTTACTATACTGCAAACTTTGATGCTCCAAAAAATCCATCAGATGTATTTGCTCCAGGAGTAACAGTTGATCAATTGAAAGAACGTGGAATTGACGAAAATACTCCTCCTGTGTATGTATCAAGCGTGTCATACGGACGTCAAATGTATGTTAAGTTTGAAACAACAAGCAAGAGTACAGAATTGAAAGCAGCAATCAATGCTGTAATCAAGGGAGTACCTATTAAAGCTGAATCTGAATGGGCGCGTGTCTTGAAAAATACAACAGTAACAGTTTCAATTGTAGGTGGCAATGCTGATGGTGCTGCACGCGTTGTAACAGGTACGGTAGAAGACTTGAAGAAATTGATTCAAGAAGGAGCTACTTTTAGTACACAAAACCCTGCTGTTCCAATTTCTTACAAAACTGCATTTTTGAAAGATAATCAAGTAGCTACAATTCAAAGTAATACAGACTACATTGAAACAAAAGTGACTTCATACAAAAATGGTTACCTCAATTTACAACATAAGGGAGCTTATATTGCTCGTTACTATGTTTACTGGGATGAAGTGACTTACGATAAGGATGGTATTGAAAGTATTCGTTCACGTCAGTGGGAGCATAACGGTCAGAACAGAACTGCTGGCTTCCAAACTGAACTTCAATTTAAAGGAAACGTTCGTAATATACGAGTGAAGATTCAAGAAAAAACAGGTCTTGCTTGGGAACCATGGCGTACTGTTTACAATCGTACCGATCTTCCTCTAGTCCAAAAACGTACCATTATTAATTCAGGTACAACAATCAGACCAAAATACGAAGAAAAAGTTGAAAATAATTAA
- a CDS encoding DNA topoisomerase IV subunit A, with protein sequence MGERFGRYSKYIIQDRALPDIRDGLKPVQRRILYSMNKDGNTFDKSYRKSAKSVGNIMGNFHPHGDISIYDAMVRMSQDWKNREILVEMHGNNGSMDGDPPAAMRYTEARLSEIAGYLLQDIEKKTVPFAWNFDDTEKEPTVLPAAFPNLLVNGSTGISAGYATDIPPHNLAEVIDAAVYMIDHPTAKVDKLMEFLPGPDFPTGGIIQGRDEIKKAYETGKGRVVVRSKTDIEKLKGGKEQIVVTEIPYEINKANLVKKIDDVRVNNKVAGIAEVRDESDRDGLRIAIELKKDSNTELVLNYLFKYTDLQINYNFNMVAIDNFTPRQVGIVPILSSYIAHRREVILARSRYDKEKAEKRLHIVEGLIRVISILDEVIALIRASENKADAKENLKVSYDFTEEQAEAIVTLQLYRLTNTDVVVLQEEEAELREKIAMLAAIIGDERTMYNLMKKELREVKKKFATPRLSSLEDTAKVIEIDTSSLISEEDTYVSVTKAGYIKRTSPRSFAASTLEEIGKRDDDRLIFVQAAKTTQHLLMFTSLGNVIYRPIHELADIRWKDIGEHLSQTITNFETNEEILYVEVVDQFDDATTYFVATRLGQIKRVERKEFTPWRTYKSKSVKYAKLKDETDKIVAVAPIKLDDVLLISQNGYALRFNIEEVPVVGAKAAGVKAMNLKEDDVLQSAFICNTSSFYLLTQRGSLKRVSIEEIPATSRAKRGLQVLRELKNKPHRVFLAGAVAEQGFVGDLFSTEVEENDQILLVQSNKGTIYESRLQDLNLSERTSNGSFISDTISDEEVFDAYLQETYTEFESKK encoded by the coding sequence ATGGGAGAGCGCTTTGGTCGCTACTCCAAGTACATTATTCAAGACCGGGCTTTGCCAGATATTCGTGATGGCTTGAAGCCGGTTCAGCGTCGTATCCTTTATTCTATGAATAAGGATGGCAATACTTTTGACAAGAGCTACCGTAAGTCGGCCAAGTCTGTCGGTAACATCATGGGGAATTTCCACCCACACGGTGACATTTCTATCTATGATGCCATGGTTCGTATGTCACAGGACTGGAAAAACCGTGAGATTTTGGTTGAAATGCACGGTAATAACGGTTCTATGGACGGAGATCCACCTGCGGCGATGCGTTATACTGAGGCGCGTTTGTCTGAGATTGCAGGCTACCTTCTTCAGGATATCGAGAAAAAGACCGTTCCTTTTGCTTGGAACTTTGACGACACGGAGAAAGAGCCGACGGTTTTACCAGCAGCATTTCCAAATCTCTTGGTAAATGGATCGACTGGTATTTCGGCTGGTTATGCGACAGATATTCCACCTCATAATTTAGCTGAGGTCATCGATGCGGCGGTTTACATGATTGACCACCCAACAGCCAAGGTGGATAAACTCATGGAATTCTTGCCTGGACCAGACTTCCCGACTGGAGGGATTATCCAGGGTCGTGATGAAATCAAGAAGGCCTATGAAACTGGGAAAGGGCGCGTGGTTGTTCGTTCCAAGACTGATATTGAAAAGCTAAAAGGTGGTAAGGAACAAATCGTTGTTACTGAGATTCCTTATGAAATCAATAAGGCCAATCTGGTCAAGAAGATTGATGATGTTCGTGTCAATAACAAGGTGGCAGGTATTGCTGAGGTTCGTGATGAGTCTGACCGTGATGGTCTTCGCATTGCTATCGAACTCAAGAAAGATTCTAACACCGAGCTCGTTCTTAACTATCTCTTCAAATACACTGACCTGCAAATTAACTACAATTTTAACATGGTGGCGATTGACAATTTCACGCCTCGTCAGGTTGGGATTGTCCCAATCTTATCTAGCTATATTGCTCACCGTCGTGAAGTGATTTTGGCGCGTTCCCGCTATGATAAGGAAAAGGCTGAAAAGCGTCTCCATATCGTTGAAGGTTTGATTCGCGTGATTTCGATTTTGGACGAAGTTATTGCCCTTATCCGTGCTTCTGAGAATAAAGCTGATGCCAAGGAAAACCTCAAGGTCAGCTATGATTTTACAGAAGAGCAGGCGGAGGCCATTGTTACCTTGCAACTTTACCGTTTGACCAATACAGATGTGGTTGTCTTGCAGGAGGAAGAAGCAGAACTTCGTGAAAAGATTGCCATGCTTGCGGCTATCATCGGTGATGAACGGACTATGTACAATCTTATGAAGAAAGAGCTTCGTGAGGTTAAGAAGAAATTTGCAACTCCGCGTTTGAGTAGCTTAGAAGACACTGCGAAAGTAATCGAGATTGATACATCTAGTCTAATTTCCGAGGAAGATACCTACGTCAGCGTGACCAAGGCAGGTTACATCAAGCGTACCAGCCCACGTTCCTTTGCGGCTTCAACGCTAGAAGAAATTGGCAAACGTGATGACGACCGTCTGATTTTTGTTCAAGCTGCTAAGACAACCCAGCACCTCTTGATGTTCACAAGTCTGGGAAATGTCATCTATCGACCAATCCATGAATTGGCAGATATTCGTTGGAAGGATATCGGAGAGCATCTGAGCCAAACAATTACAAACTTTGAAACTAACGAAGAAATCCTTTATGTGGAAGTAGTAGATCAGTTTGATGATGCGACAACTTATTTTGTAGCTACTCGTCTCGGTCAAATCAAGCGTGTAGAACGAAAAGAATTCACTCCGTGGCGGACCTACAAGTCTAAGTCCGTTAAGTATGCTAAGCTCAAAGACGAGACAGACAAGATTGTAGCAGTGGCTCCGATTAAACTAGATGATGTTCTCTTGATTAGCCAAAATGGTTATGCCCTTCGTTTCAATATCGAAGAGGTTCCGGTTGTCGGTGCCAAGGCTGCAGGTGTCAAGGCTATGAATCTGAAAGAAGATGATGTCCTCCAATCGGCCTTTATCTGTAATACCTCCTCCTTCTATCTCTTAACTCAGCGTGGAAGCTTGAAACGTGTTTCTATTGAGGAAATTCCAGCAACCAGCCGTGCCAAACGAGGGCTACAAGTCTTGCGTGAGTTGAAAAACAAACCGCATCGTGTCTTCTTGGCTGGAGCAGTTGCAGAGCAAGGTTTCGTTGGTGATCTCTTTAGTACAGAAGTAGAAGAAAACGATCAAATTCTGCTTGTTCAATCCAATAAAGGAACAATCTATGAAAGCCGATTGCAAGACTTGAATCTATCAGAACGCACAAGCAACGGTAGCTTTATCTCTGACACGATTTCAGATGAAGAAGTTTTTGACGCTTATCTTCAGGAAACTTATACAGAATTTGAATCTAAGAAATGA
- a CDS encoding GTP pyrophosphokinase — protein MIEKVERLITEINRIHREYSKDYFETGKVEKINLKHTFSKVPTKAILAYRLNLHESINDYLMKADVQDIAYVYRVKTSESILDKITRFSERQEGYSVNSILNDIFGARMILSSKEIAQVMEKLDDWQELYGLKNWYLRDKDGYVGIHIYFKNKSNFYYPWELQLWDKKDVDSNIASHIKYKRGFVG, from the coding sequence ATGATTGAAAAAGTGGAACGCCTCATTACAGAGATTAATCGTATTCATCGAGAATATTCTAAAGATTATTTTGAAACGGGTAAGGTGGAAAAAATCAATCTCAAGCATACCTTTTCAAAAGTTCCGACTAAAGCGATTTTGGCCTACCGTCTGAATTTACATGAGTCCATTAATGACTATCTGATGAAAGCGGATGTCCAAGATATTGCCTATGTTTATCGTGTCAAAACTTCGGAGTCTATTTTAGATAAAATTACACGTTTTTCCGAGCGTCAAGAGGGCTATTCTGTGAATTCCATTCTCAATGATATTTTTGGTGCTCGTATGATTTTAAGTTCCAAAGAGATAGCTCAAGTTATGGAGAAACTAGATGATTGGCAAGAGCTGTACGGACTAAAAAACTGGTATTTACGTGATAAAGATGGCTATGTCGGTATTCATATCTATTTTAAAAATAAAAGTAATTTTTATTACCCATGGGAACTCCAACTTTGGGATAAGAAAGATGTAGATAGCAATATCGCCAGTCATATCAAGTATAAACGAGGATTTGTGGGATGA
- a CDS encoding aminoglycoside adenylyltransferase, with the protein MKNNSIKDMRRKYRSQEQMLRLILQVAKTLQVKAVAMSGSRICPNVLKDEFQDYDVVYVVDDLDNLTSDLSWLDQFGKRLIEQHVLLDQRHLYLMLFEDGNRIDLTLCPKEHIKEWVDSEAEFIVLEDKKGLFESYSPSPKLFWITPATETDFEKACNEFWWVSSYVVKGICRHQVIYATDHLYGICQQELLKVLAWQVASDMGTVDVGKNYKYLFNYLSTEKEKEFSDLIDFSSIDKINQSLFATMQLFHKEAQSLAQKLGFAYDKEVAEKMIQYAEERLKKFGNN; encoded by the coding sequence ATGAAAAATAACTCTATAAAAGATATGCGCAGAAAATATAGAAGTCAAGAGCAAATGCTGAGATTGATTTTACAGGTAGCCAAAACTTTACAAGTCAAAGCTGTCGCCATGTCTGGTTCACGGATTTGCCCAAATGTCCTAAAAGATGAATTTCAAGACTATGACGTGGTCTATGTCGTGGACGATTTAGATAATCTGACGAGTGACCTTTCTTGGCTAGACCAGTTTGGCAAACGCCTGATTGAACAGCATGTCCTACTTGACCAGCGACATCTTTATCTCATGCTCTTTGAGGATGGTAACCGCATTGATTTAACCCTCTGCCCTAAAGAGCATATCAAGGAGTGGGTAGATAGCGAAGCGGAATTCATAGTTTTAGAAGATAAGAAGGGCTTATTTGAGTCCTATTCTCCCAGTCCAAAGCTTTTCTGGATAACCCCAGCTACTGAAACGGATTTTGAAAAAGCCTGCAATGAATTTTGGTGGGTGTCATCCTACGTGGTCAAAGGAATTTGTCGCCATCAAGTCATCTATGCGACGGACCATCTCTATGGTATTTGTCAGCAAGAGTTGTTAAAAGTCTTAGCTTGGCAGGTAGCAAGTGATATGGGAACAGTAGACGTCGGCAAGAACTATAAGTATCTTTTTAACTATTTATCCACTGAGAAAGAAAAGGAATTCTCAGATTTGATTGATTTTTCAAGTATAGATAAAATCAATCAGTCTTTGTTTGCTACGATGCAACTTTTCCACAAAGAAGCTCAATCTCTTGCTCAAAAGCTGGGCTTTGCCTACGATAAGGAAGTGGCTGAGAAGATGATTCAGTATGCTGAGGAAAGATTGAAGAAGTTTGGGAATAACTAG